The genomic window tggagagtgacccagtgggtagaagactactctcagtctctatctctgcctttccaataaataactttttgaaaaaaaaaaaaaaaaaaatctaccagaaAAGTAGTGTTAGAGCaaaagatcctccatccagtggttcattctctcaatcacaacagccaggactggaccaggtcgaagccaggagcctcattggGTCGCTcactgggtgcaggagcccaaggatttggtcgtGCTTGGCTGCTTTcccggacacattagcaggaagcaggaccagaagtggagtagctggaactagaacccgctACACCTCAACATGGTCCCatccaataaatcttaaaaaaactccACCTCTGAAGATCTCAAACTACTTGTGCAATGATaatcatttactttaaaaaaaaaaaaaaaaaggcatcctaTGTGAAATGAGTGGTGACGATTAAGGCTGCTTTCTAGGAAACCACACCAAGCTGAACCCCCCTCCCCTTAAAACCCGAACCCTGGTTTCAAACCTCAGCACGAGGAATTCTGCCCGAGCTTCCTTAAGACAGGTACTTCTTCAGCTCTTCCACCACttgctgaggctcagggaacttgAGTTTCCGTGGGGGGCCCTTCTTAATCCCAGTCCAGAGCTCCGCGCCTAGCAAAGGACCGACTAGAGCTTAGTTACTCAGGAAGCCACCTGCCAGGCGGCCCCGCTGTGCCAGACCCCCGACTCCTCGCTCGGGCCCGCAGGCCGCGCCCCTCCCAGGCCCGGGCCCCCACTCACGGCTGCCGTCCGGGCGCAGCAGCGTCACCTCGAAGCTGCCCCTGCGAGGCTTGGAGGGGTTTACCGTCACGGGAAGCTCCGGCGCCTGCAGGCGCAGCGCCTGGCTCAGGGCCGCGGCGTTGCGCCCATAGACGCGTCAGCTCGTGCTAGGGAAAGCGCAAGGACGTTAGCGGCTGAGGTCTTCGGGCGGCCGTCGTCCCCGCTTCCCCTGGCCCCTCGTGAGTCCACAGGCCCCCTACCAATGCTCAATGACGATCTCCTCCACTCCCTGCCCGCCGTTTGCCAGCTTCTCCCGCTTCTCCGCGGATGCGACCGGGGCGGCCTCGGCTTTCCGCTTCCTCTTGCCCGGAGCCATGGCGCCTTTTACAGCCCGGCCGGAAACAGAGCCGCCCTGAGGTGGGAGAGAAAATGCGGCGGCCACTGAGCGAACACCCGACAGCGGCCAACCACGTCCCGAGGCCCGCACGGAAGGCCCGAAGTCCCGCTCCTAGAATCAAACCTCTCTCGCAGGAGCAGAAAGCGCGCCACGAGCCCCCCACGTGACCTGGAGGCGGGTCCTCTGGCCACTACCACTCGGCGCCGGGGACTGACGAATACCCGCCAGAGGGCGGGAGCAAGGGAAGACTGACAGCAAACCCCACTGCCCACAGGCTTTTCTGTGCCCACGCATCAGCTAGGCCCGCCCCCCGGAATCCGCGCGCCAATCACATACGAGGTCCACACCCCCTGCAGTCGGTGCTCTAGGGTTATGGAAGCTCCTGCCCCAACTCTAGGCTGTCTCGGGGCTCAATGCCCAGATTTTGGGGAAACCagtggactttttttaaaaaaaaattacggtttttttttttttttttggggggggtcgGTGCAGTggcgtaggttaagcctccgcttgcagcaccagcatcctgtatgggtgccagtcccagtccccactgccccacttccaatccagctccctgctaatgctcctgggaaagccaggGATCCCTGCactaacgtgggagacccaaatgaagcttctgctatccgcctggtccagcctcctcgttgtggccatttggggagtgaaccagtggatggaagacgcgtctctccctctctaaaaattttctgaaatatttatttgaaaggcagagaaacagcatggagcaggactggaaggggagcagccaggatttgaactctgggcacttcaggcagcagctcagcccactACATTACAAAGCCTGAGCCTGGCTTTTCCATTACAAGAGAAACACACAAAGGCACAATCCAAAGGAAATTCCAGTCTCTTTATTATGGAAAACCATCAACAGGGTGTGCCGCGGGGAAGGAGGGTTACAGAAACCCCAATCTAGACCGGGGCTTTGTCCTCCAGGTCCCACTACACAAAGGAACGTCTCAAGCTTCTATTCCCCTTCTTCTCAATCCCCACAAAACAGGGGGACTGTTCCAACGCTGTTTCCAACGATGAGAACTCTTGTGGTTAAAGGTTTCTCCCTGGGACCTGTGTCAAAATTAGGCTTATACTTTTTATGAATCCCATAGGCCAAGCCAGGACCAGAGGAAGCCAAGTGTCCCTGAGGGTAAATTAACACCCTACACCATGGCATCTAATGTTAAAGTTTCATCTAGGTTAGGTTATGCAGGTCCAGTTAGAACAGTGAAACCACAGGGCGGTGGTGACGTCCAAGTGGTCAACAGCAGGTAAATCACTGACCCAAGCTGGGAGGGAACTAATTCCTCCCCCACTGTATGAGTTCTCCCCCTTCCTCCAGTGGCATAACCAGCCAAAGAGCAGGTTTTCCTGCAGAGTGCCTGTCAATTCCCTCCATGCCTCTTTAAAATCAGAAGCAGCACCCGGCCCCACCCACACAAGGAAAACTTAAATACAGGGTCGAAGCCTCAGGCAAGGCTTATGGATAGAGAAGGAGCTGAGCCTCAAGAGGTGCTTGTAATTGACAGGTAAGGAAGCAGTGCAATGACAAGGCCAGGATCCTATTTGTCCTTCTTGCTTTCCccatctggcactgtggcaggagTTGCGGCCACAGGTGGCTCCTCAGGGATACTGTCCCCAGCCTTTGAAAGCTTCTTGGCCCGCTGGAATAATTCGTTCAAGTTGAATTCACGGATCACATTCTCCTGTGTAAAAGAGATGCAGATGTCAGGATCCAGGTTAGAAGAGAGTTCAGAGCCCAATAAGCAAGAAGTATTCagggggcccgcactgtggcgtagcaggtaaagcttccacctgcagtgccagcatctcatatggacaccaattcaagtgccggctgctccacttccaacccagctctctgctatcgcctgggaaagctgtagaaaatggcccaagtccctgggtccctacacccacatggaagacctggaagaagctcctggctcctggcttcggatcggcccagctccaaacattgcagccagctggggagtgaaccagcagatggaagacctctctctctgtattcatctgcctctctgtaactctgcctttcaaataaaatctttttaaaaaataaaaaaaagaggtattCAGACATTCAGTTGTCTGAATCCACCCTAATTGTCTTGTTTTAGGTACCCAGAAAAATCCACCAACT from Oryctolagus cuniculus chromosome 1, mOryCun1.1, whole genome shotgun sequence includes these protein-coding regions:
- the SELENOH gene encoding selenoprotein H, with protein sequence MRGHRKACGQWGLLSVFPCSRPLAGIRQSPAPSGSGQRTRLQVTWGARGALSAPAREGGSVSGRAVKGAMAPGKRKRKAEAAPVASAEKREKLANGGQGVEEIVIEHCTSURVYGRNAAALSQALRLQAPELPVTVNPSKPRRGSFEVTLLRPDGSRAELWTGIKKGPPRKLKFPEPQQVVEELKKYLS